One Microplitis mediator isolate UGA2020A chromosome 3, iyMicMedi2.1, whole genome shotgun sequence DNA segment encodes these proteins:
- the LOC130664379 gene encoding protein sidekick isoform X1, producing MTKEVDFLKMTARSSGGRVRRLVILFTIYILLNTDNASGAAESLQEPRFTTQPSGISNILIENRTKILQCQARGYPPPKYRWFKDGVALSNEFTSESFWRIQNANKKDAGVYYCVASNEVGSIFSERVTFSVAYMGVFKDQTEKVISVGYGEAAILELPPIESHPTPDVTWSTPDGPVPYGINYATSQRRLLILNAGDNDEDLYRARAMNTQIGKEEYSPYFKLEVIGDPNVEVAPSIIIAPNDTQIAKDQPVTYLDCIANARSLHELRVLWTKDGVPIENARISYSFNDLWNRTLELISANLTYTGVYTCHVTLRSGGYPMINASARVDVFEKPTFVNELKRETHGDYGSAVLIPCEVVGVPMPKITWYHNAEPVDSFIGTKFDINEDGTLVIKRLTMSYAGMFQCLASNDAGESSSYTWLKVKMGKRSGMNFVKRVARWAAGYRVVRVRQSDRRFEFSQYPETSIPIMETSPRNLTVLDGKDATIVCRAVGAPIPNTTWIFNDTIPVEIAGRVQLLDTGDLSIAAVNLNDAGKYTCIRSNDAGSVNGSGYLSVHVRTQIIRPPSDTSVLLGHTAKLECKVSNDPSVPYDIDWFYNAQLINRASSRVKMRHDGTLEIGAVRASDVGEYTCTVISPGGNETRSARLSVIELPFAPINVVAERVESISPRSVNISWVPGFDGNSEIKKFVVERRVVPETGPIADSLSNWVVENDNVSSQVRWCLLEDLKAAAAYQFRVTAVNLVGEGPPSEPSNVVILPQEPPSGPPVGFVGSARSDSEIITQWQPPLDEHCNGHILGYILRYRLHGYYNQSPWIIQNITNEAQKNYLLSDLITWKDYLVQVAAYNDKGVGVFTDGLIIKTREGVPEAPPTNVRVKAINSTAVQVWWKPPNPQKINGINQGYKIQAWTRGNLTEENEYKSIKVPPSLFDPLAEQSAIISGLKKYTKYNITVLCFTDPGDGQRSNPIEVRTSEDVPDEVENLQFDDISDRALTVKWSPPSEINGVLTNYQLKYMIKDLQESLRVLNFSADTLSSKVEQLQPTTHYKFEVIAWTSKGPGKSRVATIQSGVEPVLPEPPSKLALSNIDAFSVVLQFTPGFDGNSSIIKWTVQAQTKRNTTWYNIYEVSDPDASTITVSGLTPFMQYKLRLIANNVVGASKPSEPTKEFQTIQAPPSHPPMNVTVRAMSATELRVRWIPLQQLEWYGNPRGYNVTYTEVRTNKSQSITIEDHTANSYVLENMEEFALYEIVMQAYNDVGFSSPSPKAIERTRESVPSVGPSNVEANATSSTTILVKWGEVPVEHQNGQIEGYKVYYSANGRSSFQFRNIPKNTTFTTTLTELKKFVQYHIHVLAYTRLGDGALSTPPVRVQTFEDVPGPPSNVSLPDVSFSTARIIWDTPEDPNGEILGYKVMYYLNNSQERQFSKEVEAEARTFTATGLESEKHYMFLVTAQTRLGWGKTAFALVLTTNNRERPQPPSTPQISRSQVQSRQITFSWTPGTDGSAPLRYYTVQKSENAGAFQVIPERVDPSLTSYTANNLKPFTFYQFRIQATNDIGPSDWSDESAQVQTLPAAPSRGVTGLKVVPITTTSIEVHWDMIEEIHWSGDHTTGGYRVVYQPVSDFPTALEATPKQEIIGINQTKMILSDLMEDRNYEIVVLPFNSEGDGPPSPPVTVYVGEAVPTGEPQGLKAEPISSTEVFLKWKPPQAHMQNGDLLGYKIFYLVTDSPQVLDKKQEEEIEVVPATSLQHSLVFLDKYTEYKVQVLAFNPAGDGPRSPPITVRTKQDLPGPPSNLQFTEITMTSMRVTWDPPKLRNGEIVGYVVTYETAEQNDKFSKQVKQKVTETSLLIQPLEEEVTYTFTVRALTIDFGPPVSGNVTTGPQEGSPMIPTNLSVTKTVSYVHLKWKNGASGKGPILGYYIETRRKAKEDWQHYDSRWQTIAKSDNGPLDEFTISYQNLLPSTAYLFRVISYNRYGISYPAYSTETILTPSKLYLEYAYLQHRPFYRQTWFMVTLAATSIVIIIMVVAILCVKSKSYKYKQEAQKTLEESMAMDIDDRQESDLSLYRTRPSGGTLSIGNGCGTLGKRGTIARKSMHPPPPPLHGKSPPRPSPASVAYHSDEESLKGYDENPDDSSVTEKPSEISSTDSQGSESENESVQSDPHSFVNHYANVNDSLRQSWKRQKPVRNYSSYTDSEPEGSAVVSLNGGQIIMNNMARSRAPLPGFSSFV from the exons ATGACAAAGGAAGTGGATTTTTTAAAGATGACTGCGAGGTCGTCTGGAGGACGAGTACGGAGACTCGTTATTCTTTTTACGATTTATATTCTTCTCAATACTGATAATGCATCCGGTGCTGCTG aATCCTTACAAGAGCCAAGATTTACCACACAACCATCTGGTATAAGCAATATATTGATAGAAAATAGAACAAAAATACTTCAATGTCAAGCACGAG GATATCCTCCACCAAAATACAGGTGGTTCAAAGACGGTGTCGCGCTGAGCAATGAATTTACATCAGAGTCATTTTGGCGGATCCAGAACGCAAATAAAAAAGATGCTGGAGTTTACTACTGCGTTGCTAGCAATGAAGTCGGTTCAATTTTCAGTGAACGTGTTACTTTCTCAGTTGCAT ACATGGGAGTATTTAAAGACCAAACAGAAAAGGTAATAAGTGTAGGGTATGGTGAAGCAGCTATTTTAGAGTTACCACCTATCGAGAGTCATCCAACACCCGACGTCACCTGGTCAACGCCAGACGGACCAGTACCTTATGGTATTAATTATGCAACGAGTCAGCGCAGGCTTCTCATCTTGAATGCCGGCGACAATGACGAAGACTTGTATAG agcTCGGGCTATGAACACACAAATAGGCAAAGAGGAGTACAGTCCGTACTTTAAGCTTGAAGTAATTGGCGATCCAAATGTTGAAGTTGCGCCTTCAATTATTATCGCTCCAAATGACACACAAATTGCTAAAGACCAACCAGTAACTTATCTTGACTGTATTGCAAACGCACG ATCATTACACGAATTAAGAGTTCTCTGGACAAAAGACGGCGTACCAATTGAAAACGCCCGTATCTCATACAGCTTCAATGACTTGTGGAACCGGACACTGGAACTTATCTCTGCTAATTTAACGTACACTGGAGTCTACACATGTCACGTTACACTTCGCAGCGGTGGATATCCGATGATAAATGCCAGTGCTCGTGTTGATGTTTTTGAAAAGCCCACGTTTGTTAATGAATTGAAACGCGAGACTCACGGTGATTATGGATCAGCTGTTTTGATCCCCTGTGAAGTTGTTGGTGTTCCTATGCCTAAAATAACTTGGTACCATAATGCAGAACCAGTTGATTCTTTTATTGGGACCAA GTTTGATATTAATGAAGACGGTACGCTGGTTATCAAGAGACTGACGATGAGCTACGCGGGAATGTTTCAGTGTTTAGCTTCAAATGATGCGGGTGAATCTTCTAGTTACACGTGGCTTAAAGTCAAGa TGGGCAAAAGATCCGGCATGAACTTTGTGAAGAGAGTGGCCCGATGGGCTGCAGGCTATCGAGTAGTCAGGGTACGACAATCCGACCGGCGCTTTGAATTCAGTCAGTATCCAGAGA CTTCAATCCCGATTATGGAGACCAGCCCGCGAAATTTGACGGTTTTGGATGGAAAAGACGCGACGATAGTTTGCCGAGCTGTTGGAGCACCGATTCCCAACACGACGTGGATTTTTaatg atacgATACCAGTAGAGATCGCTGGCCGCGTTCAACTGCTTGACACTGGAGACCTTTCAATCGCGGCCGTGAATTTAAATGATGCAGGAAAATACACTTGTATTCGTTCAAATGATGCGGGTTCCGTCAACGGGTCAGGTTATCTGTCAGTGCACGTCCGGACACAAATAATTCGTCCCCCAAGTGACACATCAGTGCTTCTAGGACATACAGCAAAGCTTGAATGCAAAGTATCCAACGATCCAAGTGTTCCTTATGACATCGACTGGTTCTACAATGCGCAGTTGATAAATCGAGCCAGTTCTCGGGTAAAAATGCGTCACGACGGTACTCTGGAGATCGGCGCAGTCCGCGCATCTGATGTGGGCGAGTACACATGTACTGTTATCTCCCCAGGTGGTAATGAGACCCGCAGTGCACGTCTCAGTGTAATCGAATTACCATTCGCTCCAATAAATGTAGTCGCTGAACGTGTTGAAAGTATTTCCCCTCGATCTGTCAACATCAGCTGGGTGCCGGGTTTCGACGGCAACAGCGAGATAAAAAAGTTCGTCGTCGAACGTCGCGTGGTACCAGAAACTGGACCTATAGCTGATTCACTGTCCAACTGGGTCGTGGAAAATGACAACGTGTCTTCACAAGTACGCTGGTGTCTGCTCGAAGATTTAAAAGCCGCAGCTGCTTATCAATTTCGCGTTACTGCTGTCAATCTAGTAGGCGAAGGTCCTCCTTCTGAGCCGAGCAACGTCGTTATACTTCCGCAAGAGCCACCGTCAGGACCACCCGTTGGATTCGTCGGCTCAGCGAGATCTGATTCTGAAATCATCACTCAGTGGCAGCCGCCTTTGGACGAACACTGCAATGGACATATTCTGGGTTACATTTTAAGATACCGCCTCCATGGTTACTACAACCAGAGCCCGTGGATTATACAGAACATTACTAATGaagcacaaaaaaattatttgctatCGGACTTGATAACTTGGAAAGATTATCTGGTACAAGTTGCCGCGTATAATGACAAAGGTGTCGGTGTATTTACTGATGGGCTGATTATCAAGACGAGAGAAGGAGTTCCCGAAGCACCACCGACTAATGTACGGGTGAAAGCCATCAACTCAACGGCGGTCCAGGTCTGGTGGAAGCCACCGAATCCTCAGAAAATAAATGGAATCAATCAAGGATATAAAATCCAAGCATGGACTCGCGGAAATTTAACTGAAGAAAATGAATACAAGTCAATTAAAGTACCGCCGAGTTTATTTGACCCGCTCGCTGAACAGTCGGCTATCATAAGTGggctaaaaaaatacacaaaatacAATATTACGGTTCTTTGTTTCACTGATCCAGGAGATGGGCAACGAAGTAACCCCATTGAAGTACGAACGAGTGAAGATGTACCAGATgaagttgaaaatttacaatttgatGACATAAGCGATCGCGCACTGACAGTTAAGTGGAGTCCGCCGAGCGAAATAAACGGCGTACTGACGAATTACCAACTAAAGTACATGATTAAAGATTTGCAAGAATCATTGcgcgttttaaatttttccgcggATACGCTGTCAAGCAAAGTGGAACAGCTTCAACCAACAACGCATTATAAATTCGAAGTAATCGCCTGGACATCAAAAGGCCCCGGGAAATCACGAGTTGCTACTATTCAGTCGGGCGTTGAACCAGTTCTTCCAGAACCACCTTCAAAATTGGCTCTATCTAATATCGATGCATTTTCAGTTGTTCTCCAGTTCACACCGGGCTTCGACGGCAACTCCTCGATAATCAAGTGGACCGTTCAAGCGCAAACAAAACGCAATACCACATGGTACAATATTTATGAAGTTTCAGATCCGGATGCCAGCACAATTACTGTCAGCGGATTGACTCCATTCATGCAATACAAACTGCGTTTGATTGCTAATAATGTCGTCGGTGCTTCTAAACCTTCTGAGCCAACAAAAGAATTCCAAACGATTCAAGCTCCACCTTCGCACCCACCAATGAATGTCACAGTCCGTGCAATGAGTGCTACTGAACTCCGTGTCCGCTGGATTCCTCTTCAGCAGCTTGAATGGTACGGCAACCCACGAGGTTACAATGTGACGTACACCGAAGTGAGGACCAACAAGTCTCAGAGTATCACCATTGAAGACCACACTGCCAATTCTTACGTCTTGGAAAACATGGAAGAATTCGCGCTCTACGAAATTGTAATGCAGGCATACAATGACGTCGGTTTTTCCTCGCCAAGTCCGAAAGCTATTGAGCGAACTCGTGAGTCTGTGCCGTCAGTAGGGCCGTCGAATGTTGAAGCCAATGCTACATCGTCGACAACAATTCTAGTTAAATGGGGCGAAGTTCCGGTAGAACATCAAAATGGGCAGATTGAAGGCTACAAAGTTTACTACAGCGCTAATGGTCGCTCCTCATTCCAGTTTAGAAACATTCCAAAGAATACTACATTCACTACGACCCTCACAGAGCTAAAGAAGTTCGTCCAGTATCATATCCACGTGCTGGCTTACACGAGACTTGGTGACGGAGCGCTGAGTACTCCGCCAGTTCGTGTTCAGACATTTGAAGACGTACCGGGACCTCCATCGAATGTTTCGCTTCCTGATGTGAGTTTTTCTACCGCCCGTATTATTTGGGACACGCCTGAAGATCCCAATGGGGAGATTCTGGGCTACAAAGTTATGTATTATTTGAACAACAGCCAGGAGAGACAGTTCTCGAAAGAGGTAGAAGCAGAAGCGCGTACATTTACTGCTACTGGTTTGGAATCTGAGAAGCATTACATGTTCCTAGTGACTGCGCAGACAAGATTGGGCTGGGGAAAAACGGCTTTTGCGTTGGTGCTCACGACAAATAATCGCGAAAGACCGCAGCCTCCATCCACGCCTCAAATAAGCAGGTCCCAGGTCCAGAGCAGACAAATAACATTTTCTTGGACACCGGGAACTGATGGATCGGCGCCTCTGCGCTATTACACAGTACAAAAATCGGAGAATGCTGGAGCTTTTCAAGTTATTCCTGAGCGTGTGGATCCATCTCTCACGTCTTACAcagcaaataatttaaaaccatTTACATTTTACCAGTTTCGTATACAAGCGACCAATGACATTGGCCCGTCAGACTGGAGCGACGAGTCTGCGCAAGTGCAAACACTTCCTGCAGCCCCGTCGCGTGGTGTTACCGGTCTCAAAGTCGTCCCCATCACTACGACAAGTATCGAAGTACACTGGGATATGATCGAAGAAATTCATTGGAGTGGAGATCACACTACTGGAGGCTACCGAGTCGTTTATCAACCGGTCTCTGATTTTCCTACGGCACTTGAAGCGACGCCAAAGCAGGAAATAATCGGTATCAATCAAACTAAAATGATTCTGAGTGATTTAATGGAGGACAGAAATTATGAAATCGTCGTACTGCCATTTAATTCCGAAGGAGACGGACCCCCAAGTCCACCAGTTACCGTTTACGTCGGCGAAGCCGTACCGACTGGTGAACCTCAAGGTCTCAAAGCAGAGCCTATTTCCTCGACggaagtatttttaaaatggaaACCGCCTCAAGCGCACATGCAAAACGGCGACTTACTTGgctacaaaatattttatctagtCACTGACTCACCTCAAGTACTAGATAAAAAACAAGAAGAAGAAATCGAAGTTGTACCCGCGACCTCTCTGCAGCACAGCCTAGTTTTCCTAGACAAATACACCGAGTACAAAGTCCAAGTGTTGGCATTCAATCCCGCTGGTGATGGTCCACGTTCGCCTCCGATTACTGTTCGTACAAAGCAAGACTTGCCCGGTCCACCCAGCAATCTCCAGTTCACTGAAATCACCATGACGAGTATGCGCGTAACTTGGGACCCGCCTAAGCTCCGCAATGGAGAGATCGTCGGCTACGTCGTTACTTACGAAACCGCTGagcaaaatgataaatttagcAAACAAGTTAAGCAAAAAGTTACGGAAACAAGTCTTCTAATTCAGCCTCTCGAAGAGGAAGTCACGTATACTTTTACAGTACGGGCTCTGACAATCGATTTTGGTCCTCCAGTATCAGGGAATGTTACAACCGGTCCTCAAGAAGGCTCACCAATGATTCCAACGAATCTCTCTGTCACCAAAACTGTCTCCTATGTCCATTTAAAATGGAAGAATGGCGCGTCTGGCAAAGGACCTATTCTTGGTTACTACATTGAAACTCGCAGAAAAG CCAAAGAAGATTGGCAGCATT atGACTCCCGATGGCAGACGATTGCGAAGAGCGACAACGGGCCGCTTGATGAATTTACGATATCATATCAAAATCTTTTGCCATCGACTGCGTACCTCTTCCGTGTGATTTCTTACAACCGCTACGGCATCAGTTATCCCGCTTATTCAACGGAAACAATTTTAACGCCGTCGAAATTGTACTTGGAGTACGCGTACCTTCAGCACCGTCCGTTTTACCGGCAGACCTGGTTCATGGTGACACTTGCCGCGACGTCGATAGTAATTATCATCATGGTCGTTGCTATTTTGTGCGTGAAAAGCAAGAGCTATAAATACAAACAGGAAGCACAGAAGACTCTGGAAGAATCGATGGCAATGGACATTGATGACCGTCAGGAATCTGATCTGTCACTTTACCGCACGCGGCCTTCTGGTGGTACTCTGAGTATTGGAAATGGATGTGGGACTTTGGGTAAACGGGGTACTATTGCCAGAAAGTCAATGCATCCTCCACCGCCGCCATTGCACGGGAAATCACCACCGAGACCTTCACCAGCATCCGTTGCTTATCACAGCGACGAGGAAAGTCTCAAAGGATATGACGAAAATCCAGATGACAGCAGTGTCACGGAAAAACCATCAGAAATAAGTTCAACAGACtctcag GGCTCGGAGAGCGAAAATGAAAGTGTTCAATCAGATCCGCattcatttgtaaatcattaCGCAAATGTTAATGATTCATTACGACAATCGTGGAAGAGACAAAAACCAGTAAGAAATTACTCATCATACACAGATTCGGAACCAGAAGGAAGTGCCGTTGTGAGTTTAAACGGCGgacaaataataatgaataacatGGCTAGATCACGAGCTCCACTTCCTGGTTTCTCGTCGTTCGTTTAA